The Pseudomonas azotoformans genome has a segment encoding these proteins:
- the tssE gene encoding type VI secretion system baseplate subunit TssE: protein MAELTSRERLQPSLLDRLSDDDTEHAVEPRDKRVLSMRGLRQAVLRDLGWLLNSTSLGSFRDLSAYPLAMQSVVNFGLPDLAGKTAAGLDRDELGRRIRQAIWDFEPRILRNSVRVVPVVPSGATASPNQMAFEIHGELWGQPLPERLYLKTELDLEAGEARVFDIETRDVR, encoded by the coding sequence ATGGCTGAACTCACCAGTCGCGAACGCCTGCAACCGTCGTTGCTCGACCGCTTGAGCGATGACGACACCGAGCATGCCGTGGAGCCTCGGGACAAGCGCGTGCTGTCCATGCGCGGCCTGCGCCAGGCGGTGTTGCGTGACCTGGGGTGGCTGCTCAACAGCACCAGCCTGGGCAGTTTTCGTGACTTGAGCGCCTACCCACTGGCGATGCAGTCGGTGGTCAATTTTGGTCTGCCGGATCTTGCCGGCAAGACCGCCGCCGGTTTGGACCGTGACGAGCTTGGGCGGCGCATCCGCCAGGCGATCTGGGATTTTGAACCGCGGATTTTACGCAACAGCGTGCGGGTGGTGCCGGTGGTGCCCTCGGGGGCTACGGCCAGTCCTAACCAGATGGCCTTTGAAATTCATGGCGAACTCTGGGGCCAACCGTTGCCCGAGCGCCTGTACCTGAAGACCGAACTCGACCTGGAAGCAGGTGAGGCCAGGGTCTTCGATATCGAGACAAGGGACGTGCGGTGA
- a CDS encoding catalase family peroxidase — MKRTFPLQKHLRLSFALAVAVFAGIGVWLLYSPSPSAVQIVDEMEAVAGGAHPGFRRNHAKGQCISGHFESNGNATEVSHAAMLQRGTVPLIGRLSAAGGDPAQVDVHGMIRSMALRLAGSEGDAWYMAMNSVPVFPVNTPEGLYQQLRASMPTYGDNAPDPQKMQAFKRTHPEMRPFEQWLADHPGSSGFDNTTYYSVNAFRMINAQGQERFVRWSMVPETPYKAITAAQRSDPDFLAFGFATQLEQGPVRWHLIITLADPGDVTTDATVRWPEGRRQIDAGVLVIDDQQAQVDGACRDIDFNPLELPPGIAPSDDPLLLARKAAYAESHRRRISEERLR; from the coding sequence ATGAAAAGAACTTTTCCGCTGCAAAAACACCTCCGTTTGTCCTTCGCCCTGGCTGTCGCAGTGTTCGCCGGCATCGGTGTGTGGCTGCTGTATTCGCCGTCACCCTCCGCTGTACAGATCGTCGATGAAATGGAGGCCGTCGCGGGCGGTGCCCACCCCGGGTTTCGGCGTAACCATGCCAAGGGCCAGTGCATCAGCGGCCACTTTGAAAGCAACGGCAATGCGACAGAGGTTTCCCACGCCGCGATGTTGCAGCGCGGCACAGTGCCGTTGATCGGTCGCTTGTCCGCTGCCGGGGGGGATCCGGCCCAGGTCGACGTGCACGGCATGATCCGCAGCATGGCGTTGCGCCTGGCGGGCTCGGAGGGCGACGCCTGGTACATGGCGATGAATTCCGTGCCGGTGTTCCCGGTCAACACCCCCGAAGGTCTGTACCAGCAGTTGCGCGCCTCGATGCCGACCTATGGCGATAACGCTCCGGACCCGCAAAAGATGCAGGCCTTCAAGCGCACCCATCCGGAGATGCGCCCGTTCGAACAATGGCTCGCTGACCATCCAGGCTCTTCCGGTTTTGATAACACCACGTACTACAGTGTCAACGCCTTTCGCATGATCAACGCCCAGGGCCAGGAACGGTTCGTGCGTTGGAGCATGGTGCCCGAGACACCGTACAAAGCAATCACCGCCGCGCAGCGCAGCGACCCCGACTTCCTTGCCTTCGGCTTTGCCACGCAACTGGAACAGGGGCCGGTACGTTGGCACCTGATTATCACGCTGGCCGATCCTGGCGATGTCACCACCGATGCCACCGTGCGCTGGCCCGAGGGTCGTCGGCAGATCGATGCCGGTGTGCTGGTGATCGATGACCAGCAAGCCCAGGTCGACGGTGCATGCCGCGATATCGACTTCAACCCGCTGGAGCTACCACCGGGGATTGCGCCTTCGGATGACCCGCTGCTGCTGGCGCGCAAGGCGGCCTATGCCGAATCCCATCGCCGGCGCATCAGCGAAGAGCGCCTGCGTTAA
- the tssB gene encoding type VI secretion system contractile sheath small subunit, whose protein sequence is MAKESSQKFIARNRAPRVQIEYDVEIYGSEKTVQLPFVMGVFSDLSGKPAEPLPPVAERKFLEVDIDNFDERLKSMKPRVAFQVPNTLSGEGNLPVEITFETMDDFSPAAIARKVPSLNQLLTARSQLSNLLTYMDGKVGAEELLAKLLADPSVMQALSTAPKQPE, encoded by the coding sequence GTGGCCAAAGAAAGCAGTCAGAAGTTTATCGCTCGCAACCGGGCGCCACGTGTGCAGATCGAATACGACGTGGAGATCTACGGCTCGGAAAAAACCGTGCAGTTGCCCTTCGTGATGGGGGTGTTTTCCGACCTCTCCGGCAAACCCGCCGAGCCGTTGCCGCCGGTGGCCGAGCGCAAGTTTTTGGAAGTCGACATCGACAACTTCGACGAGCGCCTCAAATCGATGAAGCCGCGCGTGGCGTTCCAGGTGCCCAACACTCTGAGCGGCGAGGGCAACCTGCCGGTGGAGATCACCTTTGAAACCATGGACGATTTCAGCCCGGCCGCCATCGCCCGCAAGGTCCCGAGCCTCAACCAACTGCTCACCGCGCGCAGCCAATTGTCCAACCTGCTGACCTACATGGACGGCAAGGTGGGTGCCGAGGAACTGCTGGCCAAACTGCTCGCCGACCCGAGCGTGATGCAGGCCTTGAGCACTGCGCCCAAACAGCCTGAATAA
- the tssC gene encoding type VI secretion system contractile sheath large subunit — MSTPQSEQAGQPLVTTEFDAGDFASLLQKEFKPKTDKAKEAVETAVRTLAEQALQGTQLMPHDVLGTIEGLIAALDQKLTEQVNHILHHEEFQGVESAWRGLHYLVNNTETDESLKIRVMNISKNEVHKTLRKFKGVAWDQSPIFKKLYEEEYGQFGGEPYGAFVADYYFNNSAPDVELLTQMARVSAAAHCPLITAADPSVMLMESWQELANPRDLTKIFQTPEHAAWRSFRASEDSRYVGLAMPRFLSRAPYGAKTNPVEAFDFEETTDAAGAKDFTWANAAYAMAVNINRSFKHYGWCSQIRGIESGGVVEGLPVHTFPTDDGGVDMTCPTEIAISDRREAELAKNGFMPLVHKKNSDLAAFIGAQSMHKPAEYEDPDATANANLAARLPYLFATCRFAHYLKCIVRDKIGSFKERDDMQIWLNNWIGRYVEHNPATATDADKARKPLAGAEVVVEEIEGNPGYYGAKFFLRPHYQLEGLTVSLRLVSKLPSTKSN, encoded by the coding sequence ATGTCCACTCCGCAATCGGAACAGGCCGGACAGCCGCTGGTCACCACCGAGTTCGACGCCGGCGACTTCGCCAGCCTGTTGCAAAAAGAGTTCAAGCCCAAGACCGACAAAGCCAAGGAAGCGGTGGAAACCGCCGTGCGCACCCTGGCCGAGCAAGCGTTGCAAGGCACTCAGCTGATGCCCCACGACGTGCTGGGCACCATCGAAGGCCTGATCGCTGCCCTCGACCAGAAACTTACCGAACAGGTCAACCACATCCTGCACCACGAGGAATTCCAGGGCGTGGAAAGCGCCTGGCGCGGCCTGCATTACCTGGTCAACAACACCGAGACCGACGAGTCGCTGAAGATCCGGGTCATGAACATTTCCAAGAACGAAGTGCACAAGACGTTGCGCAAGTTCAAGGGCGTGGCCTGGGATCAGAGCCCGATCTTCAAGAAGCTCTACGAAGAAGAATACGGCCAGTTCGGTGGCGAGCCCTATGGCGCGTTTGTGGCCGACTACTACTTCAACAACAGCGCCCCGGACGTGGAGCTGTTGACCCAGATGGCCCGCGTCAGTGCGGCGGCGCACTGCCCGTTGATCACCGCCGCCGACCCCAGCGTGATGCTGATGGAGTCGTGGCAGGAACTGGCCAACCCGCGTGACCTGACCAAGATCTTCCAGACCCCGGAACACGCAGCTTGGCGCAGCTTCCGTGCCAGTGAAGATTCGCGTTATGTGGGCCTGGCGATGCCGCGTTTCCTGTCCCGCGCGCCTTACGGTGCCAAGACCAACCCGGTGGAAGCGTTCGACTTCGAAGAAACCACCGACGCCGCTGGCGCCAAGGACTTCACCTGGGCCAACGCCGCCTATGCCATGGCTGTGAACATCAACCGCTCGTTCAAACACTACGGCTGGTGCTCGCAGATTCGCGGCATTGAATCCGGCGGTGTGGTGGAAGGGCTGCCGGTGCATACCTTCCCGACCGATGACGGCGGCGTCGACATGACCTGCCCGACTGAAATCGCCATCAGCGACCGCCGTGAAGCGGAGCTGGCGAAGAACGGTTTCATGCCCCTGGTGCACAAGAAGAACAGCGACCTGGCGGCCTTCATCGGCGCGCAGTCGATGCACAAACCCGCCGAGTACGAAGACCCGGACGCCACCGCCAACGCCAACCTGGCCGCGCGCCTGCCGTACCTGTTCGCCACCTGCCGGTTCGCCCATTACTTGAAGTGCATCGTGCGCGACAAGATCGGCTCATTCAAAGAGCGCGACGACATGCAGATCTGGCTCAACAACTGGATCGGCCGCTACGTGGAACACAACCCGGCCACCGCCACCGACGCCGACAAAGCGCGCAAGCCACTGGCCGGCGCTGAAGTGGTGGTGGAAGAAATCGAAGGCAACCCCGGCTACTACGGCGCCAAGTTTTTCCTGCGCCCGCACTACCAGCTCGAAGGCCTGACCGTGTCCCTGCGCCTGGTCTCCAAGCTGCCGTCCACCAAATCCAACTGA
- the tssF gene encoding type VI secretion system baseplate subunit TssF gives MNAKLLRYYERELAHLREVGGEFARDYPKVAGRLGLETYACADPYVERLLEGFSFLAARVQLKIDAEFPRFTNHLLELVYPQYLAPTPSMAVVQLQPDMGEGSLASGFKVPRDTALHSQLGKGDQTACEFRTAHDVTLWPIELVEARYFACGTHVAGVDLSRLGGVKAALRLRLRVGAGLTFSDLSLDNLPLHIRGGDAMPSRILEHLLAQAVGVLVMPVQEHVDWHQFLPKSAIRSLGYSDSEALLPTGPRQFQGYRLLQEYFAMPQRFMFADVVGLGNSVSRCSAEQLDVIVLFKKLDPLLEQSLSAANFGLYCTPAINLFPMRAERVHLSDQQAEYHVIADRTRPMDYEIYQIEGVTGYGSGAEASQTFESFYRANDLHARKPPNAFYQVRRDARVLSEQQHRQGPRSSYIGSELFLSLVDAQEAPHRSDLRQLGIDTLCSNRDLVLNMPVGSGRSDFSVESGAPVQAVRCLTGPTVPAPSFAEGETAWRLVSHLSLNYLSLLDQDKEQGASALRELLRLYCRIEDEAAHKQIEGLRSVTAESIVRRLPLPGPITYGRGLQVCVTLDEAAFEGAGVFVLGSVLEQFFAKYVSLNAFTETLIKSTTRGVIMQWPARVGRCEIL, from the coding sequence GTGAACGCCAAACTGCTGCGCTATTACGAACGTGAACTGGCTCACCTGCGGGAAGTCGGCGGTGAATTCGCGCGTGACTACCCCAAGGTCGCCGGACGCCTGGGGCTGGAAACCTATGCCTGTGCCGACCCTTATGTGGAGCGGTTGCTGGAGGGGTTCAGCTTTCTGGCGGCGCGGGTGCAGTTGAAGATCGACGCCGAGTTCCCACGCTTTACCAACCACTTGCTGGAACTGGTGTACCCGCAATACCTGGCGCCCACGCCGTCGATGGCGGTGGTGCAATTGCAGCCGGACATGGGCGAGGGCAGCCTGGCCTCTGGGTTCAAGGTGCCACGCGACACCGCGCTGCACAGCCAATTGGGCAAGGGCGACCAGACCGCCTGCGAATTCCGCACGGCCCATGATGTGACCTTGTGGCCGATCGAGCTGGTCGAGGCGCGCTACTTTGCCTGCGGCACACACGTGGCAGGTGTTGATCTGTCGCGCCTGGGCGGGGTCAAGGCGGCCCTGCGCCTGCGCCTCAGGGTCGGTGCCGGCCTGACTTTCAGCGACCTGTCCCTCGATAACCTGCCGCTGCACATCCGTGGCGGCGACGCCATGCCGTCGCGCATCCTCGAACACCTGTTGGCCCAGGCCGTCGGCGTGCTGGTGATGCCGGTGCAGGAGCATGTCGACTGGCACCAATTCCTGCCCAAGAGCGCGATTCGCAGCCTGGGCTACAGCGACAGCGAAGCGTTGCTGCCCACCGGCCCGCGTCAGTTCCAGGGCTATCGGCTGTTGCAGGAATACTTCGCCATGCCGCAGCGCTTCATGTTTGCCGACGTGGTGGGACTGGGCAATAGCGTCAGCCGCTGCAGCGCTGAACAGTTGGACGTGATCGTGCTGTTCAAGAAGCTCGATCCGCTGTTGGAACAAAGCCTCAGCGCAGCGAATTTCGGCCTGTATTGCACGCCGGCGATCAACCTGTTCCCGATGCGCGCCGAGCGTGTGCACCTGTCCGACCAGCAGGCGGAATACCACGTGATTGCGGACCGCACGCGGCCGATGGATTACGAGATCTACCAGATCGAAGGTGTGACCGGCTACGGCAGTGGCGCGGAAGCCAGCCAGACCTTCGAGTCGTTCTACCGCGCCAATGACCTGCACGCCCGCAAGCCGCCTAACGCCTTTTACCAAGTGCGCCGAGATGCGCGGGTGTTGTCCGAGCAACAGCACCGCCAAGGCCCTCGTTCCAGCTACATCGGCAGCGAGTTGTTCCTGTCCCTGGTGGACGCCCAGGAAGCCCCGCACCGCAGCGACCTTCGCCAGTTGGGCATCGACACCCTGTGCAGCAACCGTGACCTGGTGTTGAACATGCCGGTAGGCAGTGGCCGCAGCGACTTCAGCGTCGAGTCCGGCGCGCCGGTGCAGGCGGTGCGATGCCTCACCGGGCCCACGGTGCCGGCGCCATCCTTTGCCGAGGGCGAAACCGCATGGCGGCTGGTCAGCCATTTGTCCCTCAACTACCTGTCGTTGCTGGACCAGGACAAGGAGCAGGGTGCCAGTGCATTGCGCGAGTTACTGCGCCTGTATTGCCGTATTGAAGACGAAGCCGCCCACAAGCAGATCGAAGGCCTGCGTTCGGTGACGGCCGAAAGCATCGTGCGGCGCCTGCCGTTGCCAGGGCCGATCACCTATGGCCGTGGCTTGCAGGTCTGCGTGACCCTGGATGAAGCGGCGTTCGAAGGCGCTGGTGTATTTGTGCTGGGCTCGGTGCTGGAGCAGTTTTTTGCCAAGTACGTATCGCTCAACGCATTCACCGAAACGCTGATCAAGAGCACCACGCGTGGCGTGATCATGCAATGGCCAGCGCGGGTGGGCAGATGCGAGATCCTCTGA
- the tssG gene encoding type VI secretion system baseplate subunit TssG: MRDPLTLFGALEAHPARFDFYGALRQLECAFAHLPRIGQAARPADEAVRFGQQPSLAFEPAMIAALTPGAVPKLLLNFFGLMGANGPLPIHLTEYIRDRQRNRNDPTLAAFCDVFHHRMISLFYRAWASAQPAVSLDRPGADRFAQYLGSLIGIGQASLLDRNAVPDVAKLHFAGRLGPQTRNAEGLAALLTDYLGVPVRVEQFVGHWMKLPADGLCALRSGPDAAVLGQTTVMGKKVWNTQHKFRLLIGPLDLAQTRRLLPGGDSLQRVQDWVRQYVGLALDWDVNLIVKKEQLPGLRLGSAPLGWTSWLSSQAPEQDDRQLLINPRLSITPQGPAHG; the protein is encoded by the coding sequence ATGCGAGATCCTCTGACCCTGTTCGGTGCCCTGGAGGCGCACCCGGCGCGCTTCGATTTCTACGGCGCGCTGCGTCAGCTCGAGTGCGCGTTTGCGCACTTGCCGCGTATCGGCCAAGCCGCGCGCCCGGCGGATGAGGCCGTGCGGTTCGGGCAGCAGCCGTCGCTGGCGTTCGAGCCAGCGATGATCGCTGCGCTCACGCCCGGCGCTGTGCCCAAGTTGTTGTTGAATTTCTTTGGCCTGATGGGCGCCAACGGTCCGTTGCCGATTCACCTCACCGAATACATCCGCGACCGCCAACGCAACCGCAACGACCCCACACTCGCGGCGTTCTGCGACGTGTTCCACCACCGCATGATCAGCCTGTTCTACCGCGCCTGGGCCAGTGCCCAGCCGGCGGTGAGCCTGGACCGCCCGGGAGCGGACCGTTTTGCGCAGTACCTGGGCTCCCTGATCGGCATCGGCCAGGCTTCACTGTTGGACCGCAACGCAGTGCCCGACGTGGCCAAGCTGCACTTCGCCGGACGGCTGGGCCCGCAGACGCGCAATGCCGAGGGCTTGGCCGCGCTACTGACCGACTACCTCGGCGTGCCGGTGCGGGTCGAGCAGTTTGTCGGCCACTGGATGAAATTGCCCGCCGACGGCCTGTGCGCGCTGCGCAGCGGCCCCGATGCCGCCGTACTCGGCCAGACCACCGTGATGGGCAAGAAAGTCTGGAACACCCAGCACAAGTTCCGCCTGTTGATCGGCCCCCTTGACCTGGCGCAAACCCGTCGCCTGCTGCCCGGTGGCGACAGCCTGCAGCGCGTGCAGGACTGGGTGCGCCAATACGTCGGCCTGGCGCTGGACTGGGACGTCAACCTGATCGTCAAGAAAGAACAACTGCCTGGCTTGCGCCTCGGTTCCGCGCCCCTGGGCTGGACCAGTTGGCTGAGCAGCCAGGCCCCCGAGCAGGATGATCGGCAGTTGCTGATCAACCCGCGCCTCTCCATTACCCCTCAAGGACCTGCCCATGGCTGA
- the tssH gene encoding type VI secretion system ATPase TssH gives MADISRVALFGKLNSLCYRAIESSTVFCKLRGNPYVELVHWLQQILQLTDSDLLRLIRHYGIDPAVLARDLTAALDRLPRGSTSVTDLSSQVEEAVERAWVYATLMLGESQVRSGHLLLALLKTPSLRNGLYGVSREFNKVGIDDLSERFAALLKDSPEARMSASDGYQAPGEDLGALAPTKPQEALKRFTVDLTEQARTSKMDPIVGRDEEIRQVIDILMRRRQNNPILVGEAGVGKTAVVEGFAQRIARGDVPPSLKDVQLLALDVGLLQAGASMKGEFEQRLRSVIDEVQASVKPVVLFIDETHTLVGAGGAAGTGDAANLLKPALARGTLRTVGATTFAEYKKHIEKDPALTRRFQTVQVDEPDEARALLMLRGIAETMQNHHQVHILDSALEAAVRLSNRYIPARQLPDKAVSLIDTACARVAISLHATPAEVDDSRRRIESLETELAIIERETAIGVDTVSRRASVEALLASERERLDEVEGRWDNELALVEQIQRLRSQLAESDDREAGLADLRQLQDELIAQQGEHPLVLISVDEQAVASVVQDWTGIPVGRMVKNEIENVLRLAERLGQRIIGQDHALEMIARRIQTSRAGLDNPGKPVGVFMLAGTSGVGKTETALALAESLYGGEQNVITINMSEYQEAHTVSTLKGAPPGYVGYGEGGVLTEAVRRKPYSVVLLDEVEKAHPDVHELFFQVFDKGWMEDGEGRIIDFKNTLILLTTNAGTALISRLCRHPQTSLPAPDTIAKALREPLLDVFPPALLGRLVVIPYYPLSDAMLGSIIRLQLGRIEKRIAEGHKIPFTFSEDVVELIASRCTELESGGRMIDAILTNSMLPAISTEFLKRLLAGTPATCVAVTVEGGEFSYRFA, from the coding sequence ATGGCTGATATCAGTCGCGTCGCGCTTTTCGGCAAACTCAACAGCCTGTGCTACCGGGCGATTGAAAGCAGCACCGTGTTCTGCAAGCTGCGCGGCAATCCCTATGTGGAGCTGGTGCACTGGTTGCAGCAGATCCTGCAACTGACCGACTCGGACCTGCTGCGGCTGATCCGTCATTACGGCATCGACCCGGCCGTACTGGCCCGTGACCTGACGGCGGCCCTCGACCGCTTGCCCCGTGGCTCGACGTCGGTCACCGACTTGTCGTCGCAAGTGGAAGAGGCCGTCGAACGTGCGTGGGTGTATGCCACGTTGATGCTCGGCGAGTCCCAGGTGCGCTCCGGCCATTTACTGTTGGCGCTGTTGAAAACCCCCAGCCTGCGCAACGGCTTGTATGGGGTTTCCCGCGAGTTCAACAAGGTCGGTATCGATGACTTGAGTGAGCGATTCGCAGCGTTGCTCAAGGACTCCCCCGAAGCCCGGATGAGCGCCAGCGACGGCTACCAGGCACCGGGCGAAGACCTCGGCGCACTGGCCCCGACCAAACCGCAGGAAGCCCTGAAGCGCTTTACCGTCGACCTCACTGAGCAAGCGCGTACGAGCAAGATGGACCCCATCGTCGGTCGCGATGAAGAGATTCGCCAGGTGATCGACATCCTCATGCGTCGCCGCCAGAACAACCCGATCCTGGTGGGCGAGGCGGGCGTCGGCAAGACCGCCGTGGTCGAAGGGTTTGCCCAACGCATCGCCCGTGGCGACGTGCCGCCCAGCCTCAAGGATGTGCAACTGCTGGCCCTCGACGTCGGCCTGTTGCAGGCTGGTGCGAGCATGAAAGGCGAGTTTGAGCAGCGCCTGCGTTCGGTGATCGACGAGGTGCAGGCCAGCGTCAAGCCGGTGGTGCTGTTCATCGACGAGACCCATACCCTGGTCGGCGCGGGCGGTGCTGCCGGGACCGGCGATGCGGCCAACCTGCTCAAGCCGGCGTTGGCCCGAGGCACCTTGCGCACAGTAGGCGCGACGACCTTTGCCGAGTACAAGAAGCACATCGAGAAAGACCCGGCGCTGACCCGACGCTTCCAGACCGTGCAGGTGGACGAACCGGATGAAGCCCGCGCGCTCCTGATGCTGCGCGGCATTGCCGAAACCATGCAGAACCATCATCAGGTGCACATCCTCGATTCGGCGCTGGAAGCGGCGGTGCGCTTGTCCAACCGCTACATCCCGGCGCGGCAGCTGCCAGACAAGGCCGTCAGCCTGATCGACACGGCCTGTGCTCGCGTCGCTATCAGCCTGCATGCGACCCCGGCCGAGGTGGATGACAGTCGGCGCCGTATCGAGTCCCTGGAAACCGAGCTGGCAATCATCGAGCGCGAGACCGCCATCGGCGTGGACACCGTCAGCCGTCGCGCCTCGGTCGAAGCCTTGCTGGCCAGTGAACGCGAACGCCTGGACGAAGTGGAAGGGCGCTGGGATAACGAGCTGGCGCTGGTGGAACAGATCCAGCGCCTGCGCAGCCAATTGGCCGAGTCCGATGACCGCGAAGCCGGCCTGGCCGACTTGCGCCAACTGCAGGACGAACTGATCGCGCAGCAGGGCGAACATCCGCTGGTACTCATCAGCGTCGATGAACAGGCCGTGGCCTCGGTGGTGCAGGATTGGACCGGCATTCCCGTGGGCCGCATGGTCAAGAACGAGATCGAAAACGTACTGCGCCTGGCCGAGCGCCTGGGCCAGCGCATCATCGGCCAGGACCATGCGCTGGAGATGATCGCGCGGCGCATCCAGACCTCCCGCGCCGGCCTCGACAACCCCGGCAAACCCGTGGGCGTATTCATGCTCGCCGGCACTTCCGGGGTGGGCAAGACCGAAACCGCGCTGGCCCTGGCCGAGTCGTTGTATGGCGGCGAGCAGAACGTCATCACCATCAACATGAGCGAGTACCAGGAGGCGCACACCGTCTCCACCCTCAAGGGCGCGCCGCCCGGTTACGTGGGCTACGGCGAAGGCGGCGTGCTGACCGAAGCGGTGCGACGCAAGCCGTACAGCGTGGTGCTGCTGGACGAGGTGGAGAAGGCCCACCCGGACGTGCACGAGCTGTTTTTCCAGGTGTTCGACAAGGGGTGGATGGAGGACGGCGAAGGCCGGATCATCGACTTCAAGAACACCCTGATCCTGCTCACCACCAACGCCGGCACCGCGTTGATCAGTCGTCTTTGCCGCCATCCGCAAACCAGCCTGCCCGCGCCGGACACCATCGCCAAGGCGCTGCGCGAACCCTTGCTCGACGTTTTCCCACCGGCCCTGCTCGGGCGCCTGGTGGTCATCCCCTATTACCCGCTGAGCGACGCCATGCTCGGCAGCATCATCCGCCTGCAACTGGGGCGTATCGAGAAGCGCATCGCCGAGGGCCACAAGATCCCGTTCACCTTCAGCGAGGACGTCGTGGAACTGATCGCCAGCCGTTGCACCGAGCTGGAAAGCGGCGGACGGATGATCGACGCGATCCTGACCAACTCGATGTTGCCGGCGATCAGTACCGAATTTCTCAAGCGCTTGCTCGCTGGAACACCGGCCACCTGCGTGGCTGTCACCGTCGAAGGCGGCGAATTCAGCTATCGGTTTGCCTGA
- the tssA gene encoding type VI secretion system protein TssA produces the protein MGLPTDAQPLDFTAFALPLGEANGGGVNVEYDPEFLELEEEALGKPEVQYGDTITQAIEPNWKRVMLLALPLLERSRDLRLAIWLTRAQLNLHGLSGLAAGLQLIHGLLEHCWGGLHPQLDPDDDHDPLLRINILAFLCEPSGLLRDLLGAPLITARSVGSLSLRQIDLATTEPSGDLSPAVIEGALAEADPLELNATETALAQALALSVQIEQLLTEKVGVGRAIDLSSLATLLRRAGDVIRRPQLDVAAPVITADAPALTPQPNRGEINSREDARQTLDRLCTYFQTHEPASPVPFLLQRAKKLIDKNFMELLQDLAPDGLAQLALVSGIRNSDN, from the coding sequence ATGGGTCTGCCCACCGACGCTCAACCACTGGATTTCACCGCGTTTGCCTTGCCCTTGGGCGAGGCAAACGGCGGCGGCGTGAACGTCGAATACGACCCTGAATTCCTTGAGCTGGAAGAAGAAGCCCTGGGCAAGCCCGAGGTGCAATACGGCGACACCATCACTCAAGCCATCGAACCGAATTGGAAGCGGGTGATGCTGCTGGCCTTGCCGCTGCTGGAGCGCAGCCGCGACCTGCGCCTGGCGATCTGGCTGACCCGCGCCCAGCTCAACCTGCACGGTCTCTCCGGCCTGGCTGCGGGCCTGCAGTTGATCCATGGGTTGCTGGAACACTGCTGGGGTGGCCTGCATCCCCAGCTCGATCCCGATGATGACCACGACCCTCTGTTGCGCATCAACATCCTGGCGTTTCTCTGCGAGCCGTCCGGGCTGTTGCGCGACCTGCTGGGCGCTCCGCTGATCACGGCGCGCAGTGTGGGCAGCTTGAGCCTGCGCCAGATCGACCTGGCCACCACCGAACCCAGCGGTGACCTCAGCCCGGCCGTGATCGAAGGCGCCTTGGCCGAGGCGGACCCGCTTGAGCTTAACGCCACCGAAACCGCATTGGCCCAGGCCCTGGCGCTGAGCGTGCAGATCGAGCAGCTGCTCACGGAGAAAGTCGGCGTCGGCCGCGCTATCGATCTGAGCAGCCTGGCCACACTGTTGCGGCGTGCCGGTGACGTGATCCGTCGTCCGCAACTGGATGTGGCAGCACCGGTTATCACGGCCGATGCCCCGGCCTTAACGCCGCAACCCAACCGTGGCGAGATCAACAGCCGCGAAGACGCGCGTCAGACGCTCGACCGCCTGTGCACCTATTTCCAGACTCACGAACCGGCCAGTCCCGTGCCGTTTTTGCTGCAACGGGCGAAGAAACTGATCGACAAGAATTTCATGGAATTGCTGCAAGACCTCGCTCCCGATGGTCTTGCGCAACTGGCGCTGGTCAGCGGTATTCGCAACAGCGACAACTGA
- a CDS encoding type VI secretion system tube protein Hcp: protein MILLNFKGTQIKGTSTVDGHKDWITIDAIQMGVGRAISTSGGGADRDTSNPSFSEISMTKVTDLASADLFMQAVCGKSLGDAEIHFIQTGGPDKKQQVFLKLILGSAIISSYSASSNGERPSETISINFTTISYEFDSFTGDTVITGTPKKWDLEKNQKI, encoded by the coding sequence ATGATTTTGCTGAACTTCAAAGGCACCCAGATCAAAGGCACTTCCACCGTCGACGGGCACAAGGACTGGATCACCATCGATGCAATCCAGATGGGTGTCGGCCGGGCGATCTCCACCAGCGGTGGCGGCGCCGATCGCGACACCAGTAACCCGTCGTTCTCGGAAATCTCCATGACCAAGGTCACCGACCTGGCCTCCGCGGACCTGTTCATGCAGGCCGTGTGCGGCAAGAGCCTGGGTGATGCCGAGATCCACTTCATCCAGACCGGCGGCCCGGACAAGAAGCAACAAGTGTTCCTCAAGTTGATCCTCGGCAGCGCGATCATCAGCTCCTACTCCGCCAGCAGCAACGGCGAGCGCCCGAGCGAAACCATCTCGATCAACTTCACCACCATCAGCTACGAGTTCGACTCCTTCACCGGCGACACCGTGATCACCGGCACGCCGAAGAAGTGGGACCTGGAAAAGAACCAGAAAATCTGA